A single window of Nicotiana tomentosiformis chromosome 1, ASM39032v3, whole genome shotgun sequence DNA harbors:
- the LOC104091143 gene encoding uric acid degradation bifunctional protein TTL isoform X1, with protein sequence MGSVFDEKDFLACCGSTKFGKEMVAAAPFSTLQDAILAARHIWFNKVDVNGWLEAFAAHPQIGQSPSKNHQSPTFAQWSKGEQSTALATATDSTLQELFEWNARYREKFGFVFLICASGRSTLEILAELKIRYQNRPIIEFEIAAQEQMKITELRLAKLFTDKADTAPTIKPLATTNIARKAEEDRVKIIGAHMTAATGDAGAKPAHIPNRTRPPITTHVLDTSRGCPANGIEVQLEMWNDNQTRPQFGKANIGGWKVLGSSATDKDGRSGQLMNMVEALAPGIYRISFNTGEYIPDGFFPYVSIVFEIRESQKWDHFHVPLLLSPFSFSTYRGS encoded by the exons ATGGGATCAGTATTTGATGAAAAGGATTTCCTGGCATGCTGTGGGAGCACCAAATTCGGAAAGGAGATGGTAGCAGCTGCCCCCTTTTCCACTCTCCAAGATGCCATCCTTGCTGCCAGACATATCTGGTTCAACAAG GTTGATGTAAATGGGTGGCTTGAAGCATTTGCTGCTCATCCACAAATTGGTCAAAGCCCTTCCAAGAATCACCAAAGCCCTACTTTTGCCCA GTGGAGCAAGGGCGAGCAGTCAACAGCTCTGGCCACTGCTACTGATTCTACGTTACAG GAACTGTTTGAGTGGAATGCTCGCTATAGGGAGAAGTTTGGATTTGTCTTCTTGATATGTGCTTCAGGGAGAAGTACCCTTGAGATACTTGCAGAGTTGAAG ATACGGTACCAGAACAGACCAATAATTGAGTTTGAGATTGCAGCCCAGGAGCAAATGAAAATAACTGAATTACGCCTTGCCAAACTCTTCACGGACAAAGCAGATACTGCACCAACAATTAAACCGTTGGCTACAACTAATATTGCGAGAAAAGCAGAAG AAGATCGTGTGAAAATTATTGGAGCACATATGACTGCTGCAACTGGAGATGCTGGAGCAAAACCAGCTCATATACCAAATAGAACTCGCCCGCCCATCACAACCCATGTTCTGGATACTAGTCGTGGATGTCCAGCGAATGGAATTGAAGTACAACTAGAGATGTGGAATGACAACCAAACAAGACCACAATTTGGCAAAGCTAATATTGGTGGGTGGAAAGTACTAGGGTCTTCAGCTACGGACAAAGATGGTCGAAGTGGTCAGTTGATGAATATGGTTGAAGCTTTGGCTCCAGGAATATATCGGATAAGTTTCAACACGGGTGAGTATATTCCTGATGGATTTTTTCCCTATGTCTCTATTGTTTTTGAGATCAGAGAGTCCCAGAAATGGGATCACTTTCATGTTCCTTTGCTGCTCTCTCCATTCTCATTCTCCACATATCGTGGTAGCTAG
- the LOC104091143 gene encoding uric acid degradation bifunctional protein TTL isoform X2 has product MGSVFDEKDFLACCGSTKFGKEMVAAAPFSTLQDAILAARHIWFNKVDVNGWLEAFAAHPQIGQSPSKNHQSPTFAQWSKGEQSTALATATDSTLQELFEWNARYREKFGFVFLICASGRSTLEILAELKIRYQNRPIIEFEIAAQEQMKITELRLAKLFTDKADTAPTIKPLATTNIARKAEDRVKIIGAHMTAATGDAGAKPAHIPNRTRPPITTHVLDTSRGCPANGIEVQLEMWNDNQTRPQFGKANIGGWKVLGSSATDKDGRSGQLMNMVEALAPGIYRISFNTGEYIPDGFFPYVSIVFEIRESQKWDHFHVPLLLSPFSFSTYRGS; this is encoded by the exons ATGGGATCAGTATTTGATGAAAAGGATTTCCTGGCATGCTGTGGGAGCACCAAATTCGGAAAGGAGATGGTAGCAGCTGCCCCCTTTTCCACTCTCCAAGATGCCATCCTTGCTGCCAGACATATCTGGTTCAACAAG GTTGATGTAAATGGGTGGCTTGAAGCATTTGCTGCTCATCCACAAATTGGTCAAAGCCCTTCCAAGAATCACCAAAGCCCTACTTTTGCCCA GTGGAGCAAGGGCGAGCAGTCAACAGCTCTGGCCACTGCTACTGATTCTACGTTACAG GAACTGTTTGAGTGGAATGCTCGCTATAGGGAGAAGTTTGGATTTGTCTTCTTGATATGTGCTTCAGGGAGAAGTACCCTTGAGATACTTGCAGAGTTGAAG ATACGGTACCAGAACAGACCAATAATTGAGTTTGAGATTGCAGCCCAGGAGCAAATGAAAATAACTGAATTACGCCTTGCCAAACTCTTCACGGACAAAGCAGATACTGCACCAACAATTAAACCGTTGGCTACAACTAATATTGCGAGAAAAGCAGAAG ATCGTGTGAAAATTATTGGAGCACATATGACTGCTGCAACTGGAGATGCTGGAGCAAAACCAGCTCATATACCAAATAGAACTCGCCCGCCCATCACAACCCATGTTCTGGATACTAGTCGTGGATGTCCAGCGAATGGAATTGAAGTACAACTAGAGATGTGGAATGACAACCAAACAAGACCACAATTTGGCAAAGCTAATATTGGTGGGTGGAAAGTACTAGGGTCTTCAGCTACGGACAAAGATGGTCGAAGTGGTCAGTTGATGAATATGGTTGAAGCTTTGGCTCCAGGAATATATCGGATAAGTTTCAACACGGGTGAGTATATTCCTGATGGATTTTTTCCCTATGTCTCTATTGTTTTTGAGATCAGAGAGTCCCAGAAATGGGATCACTTTCATGTTCCTTTGCTGCTCTCTCCATTCTCATTCTCCACATATCGTGGTAGCTAG